A region of Osmia lignaria lignaria isolate PbOS001 unplaced genomic scaffold, iyOsmLign1 scaffold0140, whole genome shotgun sequence DNA encodes the following proteins:
- the LOC143308079 gene encoding guided entry of tail-anchored proteins factor 1-like, with product MNLLIISTVSCVLEYVIPALIKYITSRFYTMNKQDIELRNELINLKQEMTGISIVDEFSKYAKLQRRYNKLESTVKEQVNERLSSRKKVQMYLTYGFRLLNGLFMIILLYQHKNKPVITLPKGTLWPIQSLLSWPSYQEDSISLFMWLIIAKLVISTCKKIDVT from the exons atgaatttacttATAATATCAACTGTAAGTTGTGTGTTAGAATATGTTATTCCAGCTTTAATTAAATAC ATTACGTCCCGTTTTTATACAATGAATAAACAAGATATAGAATTACGAAATGAGTTAATTAACTTGAAACAGGAAATGACTGggatatctattgtagatgaaTTTTCAAAGTATGCAAAACTTCAACGTAgatataataaattagaaaGTACCGTAAAAGAACAAG TAAATGAGCGACTGTCTTCCAGAAAAAAAGTACAAATGTATTTGACATATGGTTTCCGCTTATTAAAT gGTTTATTCATGATAATTTTACTATATCAGCATAAAAATAAACCTGTAATAACTTTACCAAAAGGTACATTATGGCCAATACAAAGTTTATTAAGTTGGCCATCTTATCAAGAAGATTCAATTTCTTTGTTTATGTGGCTAATAATTGCTAAATTAGTTATATCTACATGTAAAAAAATTGATGtaacataa
- the LOC143308076 gene encoding U3 small nucleolar RNA-associated protein 14 homolog A-like: protein MSDLEFLDDTEQDVSKFHSKLLDAVSQLDKGQRVKKAERSEPTLEVSEFHLVKSGVSDLDTVRVHDLAKVLGKKGHHLDVTKSLESAKRKIRVLQKPLEKPAAERIKRIVGFENAKKELKKWNAIITKNRTAETLHFPLNQPSMKLEPSKEFVKRFRIQSDLEKELALLEPQKENIEQKEDTLKLTLNEVIMRRKEAARIRAQQSYKEARARRQNKIKSKKFHRVQKKEKIKLQLKEFEQLQKTNPEAALEKLEQLDKTRAEERMSLRHKNTGKWAKSKLIMAKYDKETRQELAQQLSISRELTQKLKKSTDREEDDEEEDESINYTAYLRSSNDKENPWINNTKSESEIDQFISSYRKYWDDQKSQFKNQQSDTINKNKIEIENKQTEISSKNLKDSNISNITLHYNTVSKTESPKIQHVQEIPKQKSNNQITPLDHLKTSTFQDQNSTCNVESFKKQNHKKNEKILAFNAETIKHSSSNITIKRKLSNNNKKMDKKANLHASNNITATSAWNVEFLENNHAPNVSNSLTSGHSNTEKINKMFDVMEDKMNDQIELKLQQVTQKYITAKRKSKFKNIIEDEKDHFDGLEIQAKNRRPIIDSSLIESITNGSLELDTELQNSKNIKYDNVLSVNKSNTSEVEIDPNKYINVKPKQLKTDIPADILEGNDALDDVEDEEERYNVISEAFADDDVVEEFRKEKEQEVEQSRPKDIDLTLPGWGNWGGKNVKASRRKRKRLIIKVPKDIPRKDEKPPNIIEIQKHRGPFL, encoded by the exons atgagtgatttagaatttttagacGATACAGAGCAAGATGTATCAAAATTTCATTCTAAATTACTTGATGCGGTATCGCAGCTTGATAAAGGACAAAG GGTTAAAAAGGCAGAAAGAAGTGAACCTACATTAGAAGTATCAGAATTTCATTTGGTAAAAAGTGGAGTATCTGATTTAGATACTGTTCGAGTACATGATTTAGCTAAGGTGTTAGGTAAAAAGGGTCATCATCTTGATGTTACTAAAAGCCTAGAATCTGCGAAAAGAAAGATCCGTGTTCTGCAGAAACCCTTGGAAAAACCTGCTGCAGAAAGA aTAAAACGCATAGTTGGTTTTGAAAATgcaaagaaagaattaaagaaatggAATgctataataacaaaaaacagaaCAGCAGAAACCCTTCACTTTCCTTTAAACCAACCATCAATGAAATTAGAACCATCTAAAGAATTTGTTAAAAGATTTAGGATACAGTCAGACTTAGAAAAAGAGCTTGCTTTATTGGAACCacaaaaggaaaatattgaaCAGAAAGAGGATACATTAAAATTGACATTAAACGAAGTTATTatgagaagaaaagaagcaGCCAGAATTAGGGCACAACAG TCTTATAAAGAAGCAAGGGCTCGTCgtcaaaacaaaattaaaagtaaaaaatttcacCGTGttcaaaagaaagagaaaataaaactaCAATTAAAAGAATTTGAGCAGTTACAAAAAACTAATCCAGAAGCTGCATTGGAAAAGCTTGAGCAGTTAGATAAAACTAGAGCAGAAGAACGAATGTCACTAAGACATAAAAATACAGGGAAATGGGCTAAATCAAAGCTAATTATGGCAAAGTATGATAAAGAA ACCAGACAAGAACTTGCACAACAATTATCAATTAGCCGAGAATTAAcacaaaagttaaaaaaatcGACTGATAGagaagaagatgatgaagaagaggaCGAGAGTATAAATTACACTGCATATTTGCGATCATCCAATGACAAAGAAAATCCATGGATTAATAACACTAAAAGTGAATCAGAAATCGATCAATTTATTAGCAGTTATCGTAAATATTGGGATGATCAAAAGAGCCAATTCAAAAATCAACAGTCAGATAccattaataaaaacaaaattgaaattgaaaataaacaaacagaaatttcttcaaaaaatttaaaagattcTAATATTTCcaacattacattacattacaacaCTGTGTCTAAAACAGAATCTCCAAAAATTCAACACGTTCAAGAAATACCAAAACAGAAATCAAATAATCAAATAACTCCATTAGACCATTTAAAGACTTCTACTTTTCAAG atCAAAATAGTACTTGTAATGTGGagtcatttaaaaaacaaaaccataagaagaatgaaaaaatattggcTTTTAATGCTGAAACTATAAAACATAGTTCATCTAATATCACTATAAAGAGGAAATTATCTAACAACAATAAGAAAATGGATAAAAAAGCTAATTTACACGCATCAAATAATATTACAGCTACTTCCGCTTGGAATGTGGAATTCTTAGAAAATAATCATGCACCGAATGTATCTAATTCTTTAACATCTGGTCACTCGAAcactgaaaaaataaataaaatgtttgatgTTATGGAAGACAAAATGAATGATCAGATTGAATTGAAATTGCAACAGGTTACTCAAAAATATATCACAGCTAAAAGAAAGAGTAAGTTTAAGAATATTATCGAGGACGAAAAAGATCATTTTGATGGACTTGAAATTCAAGCTAAAAATCGGAGACCTATCATAGATTCATCTTTAATCGAAAGTATCACTAACGGAAGTTTAGAATTAGATACTGAATTACagaattctaaaaatattaaatacgaTAATGTATTATCTGTAAATAAATCAAACACGTCTGAAGTAGAAATAGATCCAAATAAGTACATAAATGTAAAACCTAAGCAATTAAAGACAGATATCCCAGCTGATATTTTAGAAGGTAATGACGCTTTGGATGATgttgaagatgaagaagaaaggtataatgtaataagtGAAGCGTTTGCGGACGATGATGTTGTAgaagaatttagaaaagaaaaagaacaagag gtaGAACAGTCTCGACCGAAAGACATTGACTTAACTCTACCAGGTTGGGGTAATTGGGGTGGAAAGAATGTAAAGGCATCAAGACGTAAAAGAAAACGCCTTATTATAAAAGTACCAAAAGATATACCTCGTAAGGATGAGAAACcacccaacataatagagatacagaaacaccgtggcccctttctttga
- the LOC143308078 gene encoding coiled-coil domain-containing protein 6-like isoform X1, whose amino-acid sequence MADRDSASESDSSSIDGGPIMMPPSPVTREQLQKRIESLQQHNRVLKVELETYKLRVKALQEENRGLRQASVIIQAKAEQEEEFISNTLLKKIQALKKEKETLAHHYEQEEECLTNDLSRKLNQLRQEKCRLEQTLEQEQECLVNKLMRKIEKLEAETLAKQSNLEQLRREKVELENTLEQEQEALVNKLWKRMDKLEAEKRMLQIKLDQPVSDPASPREINNGDTATSLSTHIQTLRSEVARLRHTLLISQQEHTEKMQRYVNEEKQIREENLRLQRKLQLEVERREALCRHLSESESSLEMEEERHYNEIVMSGVNIRNRTVSSPVPYNPSPSSSRPLSPGNYNNLLFSKYYCNYFIQKFKYFYVILIGSATREGFNTNRCYACGQHTTVPFASSSPPSTAHVVMSNRRTSDRFVKPAIPPTIVSPTGPPIAANATTNATGGSPMDITKT is encoded by the exons atggctgacCGTGATAGCGCATCTGAAAGCGACTCAAGCTCAATTGACGGAGGACCGATAATGATGCCACCGTCTCCTGTAACTAGAGAACAACTTCAAAAAAGAATTGAATCATTGCAACAGCATAATCGAGTTCTTAAAGTTGAGCTTGAAACGTATAAATTAAGAGTAAAGGCGTTGCAGGAGGAGAATCGTGGTCTTCGTCAAGCCTCTGTCATCATA CAAGCTAAAGctgaacaggaagaagaatttATAAGTAATacattattaaagaaaattcaggcacttaagaaagaaaaggaaacattAGCACATCATtatgaacaagaagaagaatgctTAACAAATGATCTGTCAAGAAAGTTAAATCAATTGCGTCAAGAGAAATGTCGTTTGGAACAAACCTTAGAACAAGAGCAAGAATGTCTTGTAAATAAACTAatgagaaaaatagaaaagcttGAAGCTGAAACACTTGCTAAACAAAGCAATTTAGAGCAATTACGCAGAGAGAAAGTTGAACTTGAAAATACACTTGAGCAAGAGCAAGAAGCATTAGTAAACAAATTGTGGAAAAGAATGGATAAATTAGAGGCAGAGAAACGAATGcttcaaataaaattagatCAACCTGTATCGGATCCCGCTTCACCGAGAGAAATTAATAATGGTGATACTGCTACTAGTCTAAGTACACATATTCAAACTTTAAGAAGCGAAGTAGCCCGACTAAGACATACATTGCTCATCTCGCAACAAGAAC atACAGAGAAAATGCAACGATATGTGAACGAAGAGAAACAAATTCGTGAAGAAAACTTGAGACTTCAAAGAAAATTGCAGTTGGAAGTAGAACGTCGCGAAGCTTTATGTAGACATCTTTCAGAATCAGAATCTAG TTTGGAAATGGAAGAAGAACGGCACTATAATGAAATCGTGATGTCTGGTGTAAACATAAGAAATCGTACTGTTTCTAGCCCTGTACCGTATAATCCTTCACCTAGTTCCTCTAGACCATTAAGTCCAGGTAACTATAACAATTTACTATTCTCcaaatattattgtaattattttatacaaaaatttaaatacttttatgttattttaataGGTTCAGCGACCAGAGAAGGATTTAATACAAATCGATGTTATGCTTGTGGTCAGCATACTACAGTTCCATTTGCAAGTTCATCGCCTCCTTCCACT GCCCATGTGGTAATGTCTAATAGACGCACATCAGATAGATTTGTTAAACCTGCAATTCCACCAACAATTGTAAGTCCAACTGGTCCACCAATCGCTGCAAACGCAACTACAAATGCAACTGGCGGCTCACCAATGGATATTACTAAAACATAA
- the LOC143308078 gene encoding coiled-coil domain-containing protein 6-like isoform X2 — protein MADRDSASESDSSSIDGGPIMMPPSPVTREQLQKRIESLQQHNRVLKVELETYKLRVKALQEENRGLRQASVIIQAKAEQEEEFISNTLLKKIQALKKEKETLAHHYEQEEECLTNDLSRKLNQLRQEKCRLEQTLEQEQECLVNKLMRKIEKLEAETLAKQSNLEQLRREKVELENTLEQEQEALVNKLWKRMDKLEAEKRMLQIKLDQPVSDPASPREINNGDTATSLSTHIQTLRSEVARLRHTLLISQQEHTEKMQRYVNEEKQIREENLRLQRKLQLEVERREALCRHLSESESSLEMEEERHYNEIVMSGVNIRNRTVSSPVPYNPSPSSSRPLSPGSATREGFNTNRCYACGQHTTVPFASSSPPSTAHVVMSNRRTSDRFVKPAIPPTIVSPTGPPIAANATTNATGGSPMDITKT, from the exons atggctgacCGTGATAGCGCATCTGAAAGCGACTCAAGCTCAATTGACGGAGGACCGATAATGATGCCACCGTCTCCTGTAACTAGAGAACAACTTCAAAAAAGAATTGAATCATTGCAACAGCATAATCGAGTTCTTAAAGTTGAGCTTGAAACGTATAAATTAAGAGTAAAGGCGTTGCAGGAGGAGAATCGTGGTCTTCGTCAAGCCTCTGTCATCATA CAAGCTAAAGctgaacaggaagaagaatttATAAGTAATacattattaaagaaaattcaggcacttaagaaagaaaaggaaacattAGCACATCATtatgaacaagaagaagaatgctTAACAAATGATCTGTCAAGAAAGTTAAATCAATTGCGTCAAGAGAAATGTCGTTTGGAACAAACCTTAGAACAAGAGCAAGAATGTCTTGTAAATAAACTAatgagaaaaatagaaaagcttGAAGCTGAAACACTTGCTAAACAAAGCAATTTAGAGCAATTACGCAGAGAGAAAGTTGAACTTGAAAATACACTTGAGCAAGAGCAAGAAGCATTAGTAAACAAATTGTGGAAAAGAATGGATAAATTAGAGGCAGAGAAACGAATGcttcaaataaaattagatCAACCTGTATCGGATCCCGCTTCACCGAGAGAAATTAATAATGGTGATACTGCTACTAGTCTAAGTACACATATTCAAACTTTAAGAAGCGAAGTAGCCCGACTAAGACATACATTGCTCATCTCGCAACAAGAAC atACAGAGAAAATGCAACGATATGTGAACGAAGAGAAACAAATTCGTGAAGAAAACTTGAGACTTCAAAGAAAATTGCAGTTGGAAGTAGAACGTCGCGAAGCTTTATGTAGACATCTTTCAGAATCAGAATCTAG TTTGGAAATGGAAGAAGAACGGCACTATAATGAAATCGTGATGTCTGGTGTAAACATAAGAAATCGTACTGTTTCTAGCCCTGTACCGTATAATCCTTCACCTAGTTCCTCTAGACCATTAAGTCCAG GTTCAGCGACCAGAGAAGGATTTAATACAAATCGATGTTATGCTTGTGGTCAGCATACTACAGTTCCATTTGCAAGTTCATCGCCTCCTTCCACT GCCCATGTGGTAATGTCTAATAGACGCACATCAGATAGATTTGTTAAACCTGCAATTCCACCAACAATTGTAAGTCCAACTGGTCCACCAATCGCTGCAAACGCAACTACAAATGCAACTGGCGGCTCACCAATGGATATTACTAAAACATAA